From a region of the Gossypium raimondii isolate GPD5lz chromosome 10, ASM2569854v1, whole genome shotgun sequence genome:
- the LOC105775668 gene encoding uncharacterized protein LOC105775668, whose protein sequence is MAGLLEIYDKDGHPEHKLRLERSEVPFICGGCKELGFGLRYQWTRICDICALDIRGFLYQCSRGDYDLHPHCASLPLTFTLPGSNEVIKLREKIESRCLKCQRKERASGRVQGLSYVSSDGMLCYHVACLKEACLDNWTMGYFQLDALANEERKILALQNLAPNQEVRIRAGQSANAMRGIRLLITFLKLVVSAVLGEPFTLVSTLFQISQG, encoded by the exons ATGGCAGGATTGCTAGAGATATATGATAAAGATGGTCACCCAGAGCATAAGCTTAGGTTGGAAAGGAGTGAAGTTCCTTTCATTTGTGGTGGGTGCAAAGAGCTAGGATTTGGACTTCGCTACCAAT GGACAAGAATTTGCGACATTTGTGCCTTGGACATACGAGGATTTTTGTACCAATGCTCCCGTGGAGATTATGATTTACATCCCCATTGCGCGAGCCTTCCTTTGACTTTTACCCTTCCGGGTTCCAACGAAGTAATCAAACTTCGCGAAAAGATAGAATCAAGATGCTTGAAATGTCAAAGAAAGGAAAGAGCATCAGGCAGAGTCCAGGGTTTGTCCTATGTTTCCTCAGATGGTATGCTATGTTATCATGTGGCATGTCTGAAAGAAGCATGTCTTGACAATTGGACAATGGGTTATTTTCAACTTGATGCTCTCGCTAATGAGGAAAGAAAAATCCTTGCACTGCAAAATCTTGCTCCAAACCAAGAGGTTCGCATAAGAGCGGGGCAAAGCGCGAATGCAATGAGGGGTATCAGATTGTTGATCACATTTCTCAAGCTGGTCGTTTCTGCTGTACTTGGAGAGCCATTTACTTTAGTTTCcactttatttcaaatttctcaGGGTTAG